One stretch of Candidatus Rokuibacteriota bacterium DNA includes these proteins:
- a CDS encoding 4-hydroxythreonine-4-phosphate dehydrogenase PdxA yields RELRVIHVTTHVALRRVPDLVTRDRVLRTIRLGHEAMRRLGIRAPRIAVCGLNPHAGEGGLFGDEERVAIGPAIEDAHAEGIDATGPWPADTIMSRARGGEVDCVVAMYHDQGHTPVKTLGFRYDDATKAWTGMSGVNVTVGLPILRVSVDHGTAFDRAGRGTANPESMIEAILVAAELARHRQA; encoded by the coding sequence CGCGAGCTCCGTGTCATCCACGTCACGACGCACGTCGCGCTCCGCCGCGTCCCTGATCTCGTCACGCGCGACCGCGTCCTCCGGACGATCCGGCTCGGCCACGAGGCGATGCGCCGCCTCGGGATCAGGGCCCCGCGCATCGCCGTGTGCGGGCTCAACCCCCACGCCGGCGAGGGCGGGCTCTTCGGCGACGAGGAGCGGGTTGCCATCGGTCCCGCGATCGAGGACGCGCACGCCGAGGGGATCGACGCGACGGGCCCCTGGCCCGCCGACACGATCATGAGCCGCGCGCGCGGCGGCGAGGTCGACTGCGTCGTCGCGATGTACCACGACCAGGGGCACACGCCGGTCAAGACCCTCGGCTTCCGCTACGACGACGCGACCAAGGCGTGGACGGGGATGAGCGGGGTGAACGTGACGGTGGGCCTGCCGATCCTCCGCGTCTCGGTGGACCACGGCACCGCGTTTGACCGGGCCGGCCGGGGCACGGCGAACCCCGAGAGCATGATCGAAGCGATCCTGGTCGCCGCGGAACTGGCGCGTCACCGGCAGGCCTGA